The Toxorhynchites rutilus septentrionalis strain SRP chromosome 3, ASM2978413v1, whole genome shotgun sequence genome includes a region encoding these proteins:
- the LOC129774077 gene encoding uncharacterized protein LOC129774077, producing the protein MDHNLRDLLKQERFLRKKFDTVRNFLHNFDADQHNCQLDVRLQRLEETFKEFQIVRQRIELLAEEESEQTPPEPKETEKEWAERVTGLNLAREEENWKVLSEMEEIFCTLKGEIMSLKQHERRSEPTVRSSTTEFGETSVGLSRMKLPDIRLPTFSGQLKEWMIFRDNFQNLIHRNNQLMPMDKFTYLQSSLIGEALKAIDSVELSAVNYEVAWTLLQNRYENRKLIVKAYLDALFAVESMKKESYDSLNRLISDFEMNLMMLDKVGEPTANWSTLLVHMMCTRLDGTTLRHWESHHNSKDVPSYEKLIQFLRNHCSVLQSVAGNKPVPMEDKRSKICISHTTTHTFNKCFFCGEAFHSAFRCMKFLKMKTSERVEISRRHALCLNCLSPGHQARVCNKGSCHHCRQKHHSLLHTNSYPVNSSVAQSRSQTTNQQQLQTPRSNLNQPIHTQTTQTRTNSLPVIHSNISQSPTTTNQSCTCRNTVALPVSTKTHSKEVLLSTAIVRVVDRFGNTQLARALLDSCSQFCFMTVQFCQKLSFIQKPKYLTVQGIGGSKAVSRKIAVATIASRSDQISTYNSEMKFFVLPELTVSLPTSKINVSHWRFPEDIVLADPTFFEPGRVDIIIGAEHYYDLLEEGRMRLADDSPVLQNSVFGWIVSGSVPVEERIQQSTVAYTCTLADVHNQLTKFWEVETCRSNSIQSVEETVCENLFDQTTTRDKSGRFVVSLPKKEFVIKQLGESRNTAMKRLTGMERRFQSNPGLQSAYREFMSDYERRGHMRQVNEPNDEAPVYYLPHHAVLKPDSTTTKLRVVFDASCKTTTGVSLNDALMVGPVVQDDLLSIVIRFRFHKIAIVADIEKMYRMIQMQCTDQRLQRILWRDSSDAPILTYELSTVTYGTAAAPYLATKCLKRLAQTGRSTYPHAAEVLEKDFYMDDQLTGTENLEEGKQLIREMQELMASGGFILRKWNSNCRTLLEDLPADLVDDRATFELDSSNSPVKTLGLLWEPRSDKFLFTSPKWNSETVFTKRIVLADAARLFDPLGLVGPVVVLAKIFLQEIWKRKCDWDDPLPDDMQSFWMDYRRNLRALSSLSVPRWVQFSKNLEFVEIHGFCDASDKAYGACIYLRCTSSDGSVEVNLITAKSKVAPLEDLKRKKRKQTIPRLELSSALLLSHLYEKVISSTNLQQTATFWTDSTIVLCWLSSLPSRWQMFIANRVSEIQHITKGSHWKHIAGVENPADIISRGMSPIQLQDQRLWFKGPLWLCQEKSLWPSNKPRETIDSSLLEEKSIIALPTIIEQPNEIFSLRSSLFELTRVVALINRFRHNCQPNGNQPKLTGFLTHAEHEHAMIILIRLSQSESFAAEISALRKGHQISASSSIATLNPILIDDVLRVGGRLMNAAISSDRKHPIILSHRQPLTKLIMVQYHRKLFHAGLQLLVSTVREKYWPTRIRRLANTVLHECVSCFRTRPKVLDQLMADLPSERVSPAPPFLKVGVDYCGPFPVVYPGRRAVPRKSFIAIFVCLVTKAVHLELAGDLTSEAFLAAFKRFIARRGKPAVVMCENALNFVGARRELDVLRQLFLNQQFQESAVREAAQDGIDFRFIPPRSPNFGGLWEAAVKSFKTHFKRSIGVRVLQHDEMQTVVVQIESVLNSRPLTPISNDPNDYEALTPGHFLVQRPLSAIPEPCLQEIPENRLSV; encoded by the coding sequence ATGGATCATAATTTACGAGATTTGCTGAAGCAGGAACGGTTTTTACGCAAGAAGTTCGACACGGTACGAAATTTCCTACATAACTTCGACGCAGATCAACATAATTGCCAATTGGACGTTCGACTACAGCGGCTCGAGGAAACTTTTAAGGAGTTCCAGATCGTACGTCAAAGGATCGAGTTACTCGCAGAAGAAGAAAGTGAGCAAACACCACCCGAGCCTAAGGAGACGGAAAAAGAATGGGCAGAACGCGTAACCGGTTTGAACTTAGCCAGAGAAGAAGAAAATTGGAAGGTACTGTCCGAGATGGAAGAAATTTTCTGCACTTTGAAGGGTGAAATTATGTCCCTGAAGCAACATGAGCGTCGGTCAGAACCAACTGTAAGATCATCAACCACAGAATTTGGTGAGACATCGGTAGGACTATCTCGTATGAAACTCCCAGACATCCGCCTACCAACTTTCAGTGGGCAACTGAAAGAATGGATGATATTCCGTGACAATTTTCAGAACCTGATTCATCGAAATAACCAGTTGATGCCCATGGACAAGTTTACGTATTTGCAATCCTCACTGATAGGAGAGGCGTTAAAGGCAATTGACTCTGTGGAGTTATCAGCAGTTAATTATGAGGTGGCGTGGACGTTGTTACAAAACCGTTATGAGAATCGTAAATTGATTGTAAAAGCTTATCTAGATGCCTTGTTCGCTGTGGAGAGTATGAAGAAAGAAAGTTACGATTCACTGAATCGGCTAATCAGCGATTTCGAGATGAATCTCATGATGTTGGACAAAGTGGGGGAACCAACAGCTAACTGGAGCACATTGTTGGTTCATATGATGTGTACGCGACTAGATGGGACAACTCTCCGACATTGGGAGTCTCACCATAACTCCAAAGACGTGCCTAGCTATGAGAAACTAATCCAGTTTCTTCGAAACCATTGTTCGGTTTTACAATCGGTTGCTGGTAACAAGCCAGTACCGATGGAAGATAAGCGATCCAAGATATGTATCAGTCATACGACCACTCACACttttaataaatgttttttctgTGGAGAAGCGTTTCATTCTGCCTTCCGTTGTATGAAGTTTTTAAAAATGAAGACTTCCGAACGAGTGGAAATATCCCGTCGACACGCGCTGTGTCTCAACTGTCTGTCACCTGGTCATCAAGCTCGTGTCTGTAACAAGGGATCCTGTCACCACTGTCGACAGAAGCACCACTCGCTGTTGCACACAAACTCATACCCGGTCAATTCCTCTGTCGCGCAATCAAGAAGTCAAACCACCAATCAACAGCAGTTACAAACACCTCGATCGAACCTCAACCAACCGATACACACTCAGACGACACAAACACGCACAAACTCACTCCCAGTTATACACTCCAACATCAGCCAATCACCTACCACCACAAATCAGTCATGCACGTGTAGAAATACTGTCGCGCTTCCTGTCAGTACTAAAACCCATTCTAAAGAAGTTCTTCTGTCAACCGCCATCGTTCGAGTAGTAGACCGTTTCGGAAATACTCAACTAGCTAGAGCTCTGCTAGATTCGTGCTCACAGTTTTGTTTTATGACCGTACAATTCTGTCAGAAGTTGAGTTTCATACAGAAGCCGAAGTATCTAACGGTTCAAGGTATTGGAGGATCCAAGGCAGTGTCACGAAAAATAGCTGTTGCAACCATAGCGTCACGATCCGATCAGATTTCGACGTACAATTCTGAGATGAAGTTCTTCGTGCTTCCGGAGCTTACTGTTTCACTACCAACCTCGAAGATTAATGTCAGCCATTGGAGGTTTCCTGAAGATATTGTGTTGGCTGATCCTACATTTTTTGAACCCGGTCGTGTGGATATTATCATTGGAGCTGAACACTACTACGATCTTCTCGAGGAGGGTCGTATGAGACTTGCCGACGACAGTCCAGTATTACAAAACTCTGTCTTCGGCTGGATAGTTTCCGGGTCGGTTCCCGTTGAAGAAAGGATTCAGCAGTCAACCGTAGCCTACACGTGTACACTTGCAGATGTACACAATCAATTAACGAAGTTTTGGGAGGTGGAGACCTGTCGTTCCAATAGCATACAATCAGTAGAAGAAACAGTATGTGAAAACCTTTTTGACCAAACAACTACTCGGGATAAATCCGGTAGATTCGTAGTGAGCTTACCGAAAAAGGAATTCGTCATCAAGCAATTAGGAGAGTCACGTAATACAGCGATGAAACGGTTAACTGGAATGGAGAGACGTTTCCAGTCAAACCCTGGATTGCAATCCGCGTACCGAGAATTTATGAGTGACTATGAAAGGCGCGGACATATGCGACAAGTTAACGAACCCAACGATGAAGCTCCTGTCTACTACCTCCCTCACCACGCGGTTCTGAAACCCGATAGCACAACGACCAAGCTTCGTGTTGTGTTTGACGCTTCATGCAAAACGACAACTGGGGTTTCATTGAACGACGCACTGATGGTTGGACCGGTCGTACAAGACGATCTATTGTCTATTGTAATTCGTTTCCGTTTCCATAAAATAGCAATAGTTGCGGACATAGAAAAAATGTATCGTATGATACAGATGCAATGCACTGATCAACGTCTGCAACGCATACTTTGGAGAGATTCCTCCGACGCACCTATTCTTACATATGAATTATCCACCGTCACGTATGGCACTGCGGCAGCTCCCTATTTAGCCACCAAGTGTCTGAAACGATTAGCACAAACCGGAAGATCTACATATCCCCATGCAGCGGAAGTTTTAGAGAaagatttttacatggatgatcAGTTGACAGGAACCGAAAACCTTGAAGAAGGAAAACAGTTGATTCGCGAAATGCAAGAGCTGATGGCGTCTGGTGGATTCATTCTACGAAAGTGGAACTCGAATTGTCGAACGTTACTTGAGGATCTACCCGCAGACTTGGTAGATGACCGTGCCACGTTTGAGCTGGATTCTTCCAACTCTCCCGTTAAAACCTTAGGTCTATTATGGGAACCTAGGTCAGATAAATTCCTGTTCACATCTCCCAAATGGAACAGCGAAACCGTCTTTACCAAACGTATAGTTCTCGCTGACGCTGCGCGCCTGTTTGACCCGTTAGGACTAGTGGGTCCTGTGGTAGTCTTAGCGAAAATATTTCTACAAGAGATCTGGAAACGGAAATGTGATTGGGATGATCCGCTTCCAGACGATATGCAATCGTTCTGGATGGATTATCGACGAAACCTGCGAGCACTCTCATCATTATCAGTACCCCGATGGgtgcaattttcgaaaaacttggAGTTCGTCGAGATACACGGATTCTGCGATGCATCCGATAAGGCTTATGGAGCCTGTATTTACCTTCGTTGCACGTCTAGTGATGGTTCCGTGGAAGTAAATCTTATTACCGCAAAGTCCAAGGTCGCTCCCTTGGAAGACCTCAAACGAAAGAAAAGGAAGCAGACCATTCCCCGTTTAGAGTTATCCTCAGCACTTCTCCTGAGTCACCTATACGAAAAAGTCATCTCCAGCACAAACCTACAGCAAACCGCAACGTTTTGGACAGATTCGACCATCGTATTATGTTGGTTGTCTTCTTTACCATCACGATGGCAAATGTTCATAGCAAATCGTGTGTCCGAGATCCAGCACATCACGAAAGGTAGTCACTGGAAACACATTGCAGGTGTAGAGAACCCAGCAGACATAATTTCCCGAGGAATGTCTCCCATCCAACTTCAGGATCAGCGTTTGTGGTTCAAGGGGCCTCTCTGGCTGTGCCAGGAGAAGAGTTTATGGCCATCCAACAAACCAAGAGAAACAATTGATTCCTCACTTCTGGAAGAGAAATCAATCATAGCGTTACCCACGATAATAGAGCAGCCTAACGAAATATTCTCGTTGCGTTCATCGTTATTTGAACTGACTCGTGTAGTTGCATTAATAAATCGATTCAGACATAATTGTCAGCCTAACGGAAACCAACCCAAACTCACAGGATTCCTCACACACGCTGAGCACGAACATGCTATGATTATACTGATTCGGCTCTCCCAGAGCGAGTCGTTTGCAGCTGAGATTTCCGCTTTGCGAAAGGGTCATCAAATATCAGCCAGTTCATCGATTGCTACGTTGAACCCAATACTTATCGATGATGTTCTTCGTGTTGGCGGCCGGTTGATGAACGCGGCGATTTCCTCAGATAGAAAACATCCCATTATTCTCAGTCATCGACAACCACTCACTAAGTTGATAATGGTACAATACCACCGAAAACTTTTTCACGCAGGGCTGCAGCTATTGGTTTCCACCGTACGTGAAAAATACTGGCCTACCCGTATTAGACGACTAGCAAACACAGTACTTCACGAGTGCGTATCCTGTTTCCGCACCAGACCGAAGGTTCTGGATCAATTAATGGCGGATCTACCATCTGAACGTGTGTCTCCGGCTCCTCCATTCTTGAAGGTTGGGGTCGACTATTGTGGACCGTTCCCTGTTGTTTATCCTGGACGTCGCGCTGTTCCAAGGAAATCCTTCATCGCTATTTTTGTTTGCCTGGTGACGAAGGCGGTGCATTTGGAGCTCGCAGGAGATTTGACCAGTGAAGCCTTCCTTGCAGCCTTCAAGCGATTTATAGCCCGTAGAGGAAAACCTGCTGTAGTAATGTGTGAAAACGCCCTCAATTTCGTGGGGGCCAGACGAGAGTTGGACGTACTACGTCAGCTTTTTTTGAATCAACAGTTCCAGGAATCAGCGGTTCGTGAAGCAGCTCAAGATGGCATAGACTTCCGGTTTATTCCTCCTCGATCACCTAACTTCGGAGGACTTTGGGAAGCAGCGGTGAAGTCTTTCAAAACGCATTTCAAAAGATCCATCGGTGTTCGAGTTTTACAGCATGATGAAATGCAGACAGTTGTGGTTCAGATAGAATCCGTGCTAAATTCCCGTCCGTTGACTCCAATTAGTAATGATCCCAACGATTATGAAGCGCTAACCCCGGGACATTTCCTTGTCCAGAGACCTCTGTCAGCTATACCGGAACCGTGTCTCCAAGAAATACCAGAGAACAGACTCTCTGTGTGA
- the LOC129774078 gene encoding uncharacterized protein LOC129774078 produces the protein MTNQEVVCKGFCKANFHFNCAKISEALYKEVDNQPGLFWMCKGCRDVMANARSRNAMVSINAAAKEVKDVYQKLVDDLKTDIKESLIAELKQEIQGGFNKLTPAVSSPLPRHFNFNFGNRSTPKRGRDEDILPSQEQPTKIFHGTGQSVNNTLLRSGSRADDKFWVYLSKISPDVKEADVQQLVKERLSTDDVIAKPLVPKGRPLSTLTFVSFKIGVSQDLKAKAMDPSTWPREIEFREFLEYGTNVQHFWKPPQVIDTGTSATNQSQQLPIQGGSQ, from the coding sequence ATGACCAACCAAGAGGTTGTCTGCAAAGGTTTCTGTAAAGCGAATTTCCATTTTAATTGTGCAAAAATATCGGAGGCGCTTTACAAGGAAGTTGATAATCAGCCCGGATTATTCTGGATGTGCAAAGGATGTCGTGACGTCATGGCGAACGCTCGTTCTAGAAACGCCATGGTATCGATCAATGCTGCTGCTAAGGAGGTAAAAGACGTGTACCAGAAACTTGTTGATGATCTGAAGACGGATATCAAGGAGAGTTTGATTGCAGAACTCAAGCAAGAGATCCAAGGTGGCTTCAATAAGCTGACCCCTGCTGTCTCGTCGCCTTTACCTCGTCATTTCAACTTTAATTTTGGTAATCGATCAACGCCGAAAAGAGGTCGTGATGAGGACATATTGCCTTCACAAGAACAACCAACGAAAATCTTCCACGGTACCGGTCAGTCCGTAAACAATACGCTTTTGAGATCAGGATCGAGAGCTGATGACAAATTTTGGGTGTATCTCTCCAAAATATCTCCAGATGTCAAGGAAGCAGATGTCCAACAACTAGTTAAGGAGCGCTTATCGACGGATGATGTTATTGCTAAGCCGCTAGTTCCAAAGGGTCGGCCATTGTCAACTTTGACCTTCGTCTCTTTCAAGATAGGCGTCAGTCAAGATCTGAAGGCCAAAGCTATGGACCCTTCTACGTGGCCCAGAGAAATCGAGTTCAGGGAATTCCTAGAGTATGGTACAAATGTACAACATTTTTGGAAGCCCCCGCAAGTCATCGACACGGGAACATCAGCAACGAACCAATCACAGCAACTCCCCATCCAGGGAGGGAGTCAGTAA